The proteins below come from a single Faecalibaculum rodentium genomic window:
- a CDS encoding Rib/alpha-like domain-containing protein: MKNQYHINSKLLAASGACAAGALLFFAAPATPALAEEMPVVVQEDATAGTVNQALTSAPQTTDQTIQDPDAQTASGTSSAITVTSGTDSDTATPAQAASAAADPAAESAVPAEPAAREAVAAAETVTEPAQPALEGDQAKVYGSGARTEKEPEVFAATRQQANNGSGQESGYVPATDPRAGELDPTQYTFSFTIPGFPKENMPPAYTTKSEDLRFVTNQEAAWLKEALKNNEHFVTNNPVLADVGQTPLVDGAPIDAGYYYVICTEQGWFNLLNHLSGHYDDARHWHPEYDEAIHGDVYNITFGCDYSLQAVAAMGLAATYRITPAPVDIWIKGNYTGEDKTVDPAHYSITAISDDPALQEEVGTKMQAFQPECSDFALHRDPAVPHTYDVDLSDSGIRKVVAALGSNYIIRELIADDATYKLNQAGQYSPEGLDLTVMQLDPVHARQFVNDFHVLPEDTTFSFDKAVSTEKAVNDQPVFVTIHYPDGSQDTVKAELNVLPRTFKLDIVYVDTHGQERGRSQQTGETDDRIIIAYHLPAGYRSQDPDLQKVWFVKDHDDVIRVIVVRTAPDTPQKSDTRKPESGTPNEYRETASSHPVTQAMTGTITQTETVLAAADTGQDTEGAGTKRVKESVPTAAGGMLPQLSLYVTTAIASLGAVLGLGKHSRK; this comes from the coding sequence ATGAAAAACCAGTACCATATCAACAGCAAGCTTCTTGCCGCTTCCGGTGCCTGCGCTGCCGGAGCGCTTCTCTTCTTTGCAGCCCCTGCCACCCCTGCTCTGGCTGAAGAAATGCCGGTGGTCGTCCAGGAAGACGCCACAGCGGGAACCGTGAACCAGGCCCTGACGTCTGCACCGCAGACCACAGATCAGACCATTCAGGATCCGGATGCCCAGACAGCGTCCGGCACATCGTCTGCCATCACCGTGACATCCGGGACAGATTCAGACACAGCGACGCCTGCTCAGGCTGCATCCGCAGCAGCCGATCCGGCAGCCGAATCCGCTGTACCGGCAGAACCCGCAGCCAGGGAAGCCGTGGCAGCCGCTGAAACAGTCACGGAACCTGCACAGCCCGCGCTGGAGGGCGACCAGGCAAAAGTCTATGGATCGGGAGCCCGGACAGAGAAAGAGCCCGAGGTCTTTGCTGCCACCAGACAGCAGGCGAACAACGGCAGTGGCCAGGAAAGCGGCTATGTGCCGGCGACAGACCCCAGGGCCGGTGAGCTGGACCCGACTCAGTATACCTTCAGCTTCACGATCCCCGGATTCCCGAAAGAAAACATGCCGCCTGCCTATACGACTAAATCGGAAGATCTCCGGTTTGTGACAAACCAGGAAGCTGCCTGGCTGAAGGAAGCCCTGAAAAACAACGAGCATTTCGTGACCAATAACCCGGTTCTTGCGGATGTCGGACAGACCCCGCTGGTGGACGGAGCCCCCATCGATGCAGGGTATTATTATGTGATCTGCACAGAACAGGGCTGGTTCAACCTGCTGAACCACCTCTCCGGCCACTATGATGATGCCCGTCACTGGCATCCGGAATACGACGAAGCGATTCACGGGGACGTCTACAACATCACATTCGGCTGTGACTATTCCCTGCAGGCAGTGGCAGCCATGGGACTCGCGGCCACTTACCGCATCACCCCGGCCCCTGTGGATATCTGGATCAAAGGCAACTACACGGGTGAGGACAAAACCGTGGACCCGGCGCACTACAGCATCACTGCCATTTCCGATGATCCTGCCCTCCAGGAAGAAGTCGGCACAAAGATGCAGGCCTTCCAGCCTGAATGCAGCGACTTCGCCCTGCACAGGGATCCGGCCGTTCCCCATACCTATGATGTCGATCTGAGCGATTCCGGCATCCGGAAAGTCGTGGCTGCCCTTGGCTCCAATTACATCATCCGGGAACTGATCGCAGATGATGCCACCTATAAACTGAATCAGGCAGGACAGTACAGCCCGGAAGGCCTGGACCTGACGGTCATGCAGCTGGATCCTGTCCACGCCAGACAGTTCGTCAACGATTTCCATGTTCTCCCGGAGGATACGACGTTCTCCTTCGACAAGGCGGTGAGTACAGAAAAGGCGGTCAATGACCAGCCTGTATTCGTCACGATTCACTACCCGGATGGCAGCCAGGATACCGTCAAGGCAGAGCTGAATGTCCTGCCCAGGACATTCAAGCTCGATATCGTGTATGTGGATACCCACGGTCAGGAGCGAGGAAGAAGCCAGCAGACAGGCGAAACGGATGACCGGATTATCATTGCCTACCACCTCCCGGCTGGATACCGTTCGCAGGATCCGGATCTCCAGAAAGTCTGGTTTGTCAAAGACCACGACGATGTGATCCGTGTGATCGTAGTGCGGACTGCGCCGGATACACCGCAGAAATCCGATACCCGCAAGCCTGAGTCCGGGACACCGAATGAGTACAGGGAAACGGCATCATCACATCCTGTCACGCAGGCAATGACCGGTACCATCACACAGACAGAGACAGTCCTGGCTGCGGCAGATACCGGCCAGGATACGGAAGGTGCCGGTACAAAGAGAGTAAAGGAGTCTGTTCCCACAGCAGCCGGTGGCATGCTCCCGCAGCTGAGTCTCTATGTCACGACCGCCATCGCCTCCCTTGGCGCGGTCCTTGGACTGGGAAAACACAGCCGGAAGTAA